From Methanocella paludicola SANAE, a single genomic window includes:
- a CDS encoding transketolase C-terminal domain-containing protein translates to MARMHVVEGSMAVAEAAKACRPAVVSAYPITPQTHIVEDISQMIADGDLQNCEYVRTESEFSAASMVQGAEAAGARTFSATSSQGAVLMYEVLFSIAGMRLPCVIVMANRSVSSPISIWNDHQDAISARDNGWIQLWAEDAQEAADLVIQAYKIGEDHRILLPVMVNMDGFSLTHVYEPVEEYDQKMVDEFLPPYKPLYALDPKNPISMGTLAQPEVYTEARYMVHNAQLRAKEVIEDVAKEFGQMFGRYYGGLIDTYRMEDAEVVLVAMGSIIGTMKDAVDEMRDVGMKVGIVKVRSYRPFPVEALRAALKDVKCICVIDRDISMGMEGALFTDLRAGLYAKSSAEVLGFIAGMGGRDITIQDFKNMANKGFAKLKGEKVSEMEWYNLDVDILPEGI, encoded by the coding sequence ATGGCCCGCATGCATGTCGTCGAGGGCTCCATGGCAGTGGCCGAGGCCGCTAAGGCCTGCCGGCCGGCCGTGGTGTCCGCTTACCCGATCACCCCCCAGACGCACATCGTCGAGGACATATCCCAGATGATAGCGGACGGGGACCTTCAGAATTGCGAGTACGTGAGGACCGAGAGCGAGTTCAGCGCCGCGTCCATGGTACAGGGCGCGGAGGCCGCCGGAGCCAGGACATTTAGCGCCACGTCGAGCCAGGGCGCCGTGCTCATGTACGAGGTGCTGTTCTCGATAGCGGGCATGCGCCTGCCCTGCGTCATCGTGATGGCGAACCGCTCCGTGTCGTCGCCCATCTCAATATGGAACGACCACCAGGACGCCATATCCGCCAGGGATAACGGCTGGATACAGCTCTGGGCGGAGGACGCGCAGGAGGCCGCGGACCTGGTCATCCAGGCCTACAAGATCGGCGAGGACCACCGTATACTGCTGCCGGTCATGGTCAACATGGACGGCTTCTCGCTCACGCACGTCTACGAGCCGGTCGAAGAATACGACCAGAAGATGGTGGACGAGTTCCTTCCCCCGTATAAGCCGCTGTACGCGCTGGACCCGAAGAATCCCATATCGATGGGCACGCTGGCGCAACCCGAGGTCTATACCGAGGCCCGGTACATGGTGCACAATGCCCAGCTCCGCGCTAAAGAAGTGATCGAGGACGTCGCGAAGGAGTTCGGCCAAATGTTCGGGCGGTACTATGGCGGCCTTATTGACACCTACAGGATGGAGGACGCGGAAGTCGTGCTCGTCGCGATGGGCTCCATTATCGGCACGATGAAGGACGCCGTTGACGAGATGCGGGATGTGGGGATGAAGGTCGGCATCGTGAAGGTGCGGTCCTACCGGCCGTTCCCGGTCGAGGCCCTGCGTGCCGCTCTCAAGGACGTGAAGTGCATCTGCGTCATCGACAGGGACATCTCCATGGGAATGGAGGGGGCGCTTTTTACGGATCTGCGCGCCGGCCTCTATGCAAAGTCCAGCGCCGAGGTGCTCGGCTTCATCGCGGGCATGGGCGGCAGGGACATCACCATCCAGGACTTCAAGAACATGGCGAACAAGGGCTTTGCAAAGCTCAAAGGCGAGAAGGTGTCGGAGATGGAATGGTACAACCTTGACGTCGACATACTCCCGGAGGGGATATAA
- the porB gene encoding pyruvate synthase subunit PorB: protein MAALEDLFASGHRACAGCGCALTLKTLMHVVGPNVIIANATGCMEVIASPYPETAWKVPWIHSLFENAAPVAAGIEAGLKATGRKNDTKVIAIGGDGATFDIGFGFLSGVMERGHDILYLCYDNEAYMNTGIQRSGSTPYDASTTTTPSGKISFGNQRPKKNMPAIMAAHGVPYVAVTSIGYPADFTKKIRKALSIEGPKYIQVHATCTPGWGVDSAQSIEILRLAVETAMYPLFEYENGEVTSVHKIKDRKPVREYLEKQKRFSHLFKMPGGDKEIEKIQQLADANAARFGLDVKPKAPQGAAPEK from the coding sequence ATGGCGGCACTGGAGGACCTGTTCGCGTCGGGCCACAGGGCCTGCGCGGGCTGCGGGTGCGCGCTGACGCTGAAGACGCTCATGCACGTCGTGGGCCCTAACGTCATCATCGCGAACGCCACGGGCTGCATGGAGGTCATCGCCTCCCCGTACCCGGAGACCGCGTGGAAGGTGCCCTGGATCCACTCTCTCTTTGAGAACGCGGCGCCGGTCGCCGCGGGCATCGAGGCCGGGCTGAAGGCCACGGGCCGGAAGAACGACACCAAGGTCATCGCCATCGGCGGCGACGGGGCCACGTTCGACATCGGCTTCGGCTTCCTGTCGGGCGTCATGGAGAGGGGCCACGACATTCTTTACTTATGCTACGATAACGAGGCGTACATGAACACGGGCATCCAGCGCAGCGGCTCCACGCCGTACGATGCCTCGACTACGACCACGCCCTCGGGTAAGATATCCTTCGGCAACCAGAGGCCCAAGAAGAACATGCCGGCCATCATGGCGGCCCACGGCGTGCCCTACGTGGCGGTCACCTCGATAGGCTATCCGGCGGACTTCACCAAAAAAATAAGAAAAGCGTTATCCATCGAGGGGCCAAAGTATATTCAGGTACACGCGACCTGCACGCCCGGCTGGGGCGTCGACAGCGCCCAGTCCATCGAGATCCTGAGGCTCGCCGTCGAGACGGCGATGTACCCATTATTCGAGTACGAGAACGGCGAGGTCACCAGCGTGCACAAGATCAAGGACAGAAAGCCAGTCCGGGAGTACCTGGAAAAGCAGAAGCGGTTCTCGCACCTCTTCAAGATGCCGGGCGGCGATAAGGAGATCGAGAAGATCCAGCAGCTCGCCGACGCGAACGCCGCCAGGTTCGGGCTTGACGTCAAGCCGAAGGCGCCGCAGGGGGCCGCTCCCGAAAAATAG
- a CDS encoding IMP cyclohydrolase, translating into MYVGRFVCVGKTNGKLWAGYRVSSRSFPNRYAVKLSDSTVAIMPKDVKDLEKSPYISYNCIRLADGAAVVSNGSHTDPIAEKIARGYPARDAIALSLLAMDYEKDSLNTPRIAAVLSNDMAYLGIVTKDGINVSDFPLMENECYMVATYEKTAFSRLTVEADSAKDAAKKMFDLTFEKPVCSAGAFQTDGGFEADVFNGP; encoded by the coding sequence ATGTACGTCGGAAGGTTCGTTTGCGTTGGAAAAACGAACGGGAAGCTGTGGGCAGGATACCGGGTATCCTCCCGCTCGTTCCCTAACCGGTACGCCGTGAAGCTGAGCGACAGCACCGTGGCGATCATGCCGAAGGACGTCAAAGACCTCGAGAAGAGCCCCTATATCTCGTATAACTGTATCAGGCTGGCTGATGGGGCGGCAGTCGTATCGAACGGCTCACATACTGACCCTATCGCCGAGAAGATCGCCAGAGGCTACCCGGCACGGGATGCGATCGCCTTGAGCTTGCTGGCTATGGACTACGAGAAGGACTCTCTCAACACGCCACGGATAGCGGCAGTCCTTTCGAACGACATGGCATACCTGGGCATCGTCACGAAGGACGGCATCAACGTGAGCGATTTTCCCCTGATGGAGAACGAGTGCTACATGGTCGCCACGTACGAGAAGACCGCTTTCTCGCGGCTGACAGTAGAGGCGGACTCCGCCAAGGACGCGGCGAAGAAGATGTTCGACCTCACCTTCGAGAAGCCCGTGTGCTCCGCGGGAGCGTTCCAGACGGACGGCGGCTTCGAGGCCGACGTGTTTAACGGGCCTTGA